One Streptomyces fagopyri DNA window includes the following coding sequences:
- a CDS encoding nitrile hydratase accessory protein, which produces MSAPLGVEGPGAPPRSSGELVFGEPWESRAFGMAVSLYEAGAFTWPRFRAALIARIAAWEDASTGEERYDYHLLWLEALEDVLVDLRAVSADEVTVRVAALARRPEGHDHRRDQDRPATSWETEGEPGAGAGPDRNGDRFAGRAGHHLPVDEAKDRA; this is translated from the coding sequence GTGAGCGCGCCGCTGGGCGTCGAGGGCCCGGGCGCACCGCCCCGCTCCAGCGGCGAGTTGGTGTTCGGCGAGCCGTGGGAGAGCCGCGCCTTCGGCATGGCCGTCAGCCTGTACGAAGCGGGCGCGTTCACCTGGCCGCGGTTCCGGGCCGCGCTGATCGCCCGGATCGCCGCCTGGGAGGACGCGTCGACGGGCGAGGAACGCTACGACTACCACCTCCTCTGGCTGGAGGCTCTGGAGGACGTGCTCGTCGACCTGCGCGCCGTGTCCGCCGACGAGGTCACCGTACGCGTCGCGGCCCTGGCGCGACGCCCCGAGGGCCACGACCACCGTCGCGATCAGGACCGTCCAGCCACCTCTTGGGAGACGGAGGGGGAGCCGGGCGCGGGGGCCGGACCTGACCGGAACGGCGACCGCTTCGCCGGCCGGGCCGGGCACCACCTGCCCGTGGACGAGGCGAAGGACCGGGCCTAG
- a CDS encoding ATP-binding protein gives MAVKAMGWAHSFAVSGGVRTGRQWTRDHLRSLPWSAEEPDTADAVVLCVSELLTNAHVHARSDAHLVLTWDGDCLHVSVHDEDPTLPRPRDPEAGATSGRGMGIVSTLADDWSMKCQRHGKTVTACFRPAAAHRENAPGNP, from the coding sequence GTGGCAGTCAAGGCCATGGGCTGGGCGCACTCGTTCGCGGTGTCGGGAGGCGTGCGGACCGGACGGCAGTGGACACGCGACCATCTCAGGTCCCTGCCATGGTCCGCCGAAGAGCCCGACACGGCGGACGCGGTCGTCCTCTGCGTGTCCGAACTGCTCACCAACGCCCACGTCCACGCCCGCAGCGACGCCCACCTCGTCCTCACCTGGGACGGTGACTGCCTGCATGTGAGCGTCCACGACGAGGACCCCACCCTGCCCCGCCCCCGCGACCCGGAGGCCGGTGCGACGTCCGGACGGGGAATGGGCATAGTGAGCACCCTGGCGGACGACTGGAGCATGAAGTGCCAGCGGCACGGCAAGACCGTGACCGCGTGCTTCCGCCCGGCCGCCGCCCACCGGGAGAACGCCCCCGGCAACCCGTGA
- a CDS encoding pirin family protein: MSNLDRDAVPALCGGRGFVVAEPVRELLSPRRVKLGESTEVRRLLPNLGRRMIGAWCFVDHYGPDDIADEPGMQVPPHPHMGLQTVSWLHEGEVLHRDSTGSLQTIRPRELGLMTSGRAISHSEESPESHARFLHGAQLWVALPDSHRHTDPHFEHHAELPLVTAPGVKATLILGTVDGTTSPGTTYSPIVGADLALTSGADVRLPLEPDFEYAVLSMSGEAHVDGVPVLPGSMLYLGCGRTELPLRAASDASLMLLGGEPFEEELIMWWNFIGRSGEDIAQARSDWMSGSRFGEVKGYDGGPLAAPELPPGPLKPRGRVR, encoded by the coding sequence ATGAGCAATCTTGATCGCGACGCAGTTCCCGCCCTGTGCGGTGGCCGCGGGTTCGTGGTGGCCGAGCCGGTGCGTGAACTCCTCAGTCCCCGCCGGGTCAAGCTCGGCGAGTCCACCGAAGTCAGGCGCCTGCTGCCCAACCTTGGCCGCCGCATGATCGGCGCGTGGTGCTTCGTCGATCACTACGGTCCCGACGACATCGCCGACGAGCCGGGCATGCAGGTCCCGCCGCACCCGCACATGGGACTGCAGACCGTCAGCTGGCTGCACGAGGGCGAGGTGCTGCACCGCGACTCCACGGGCAGCCTGCAGACGATCCGCCCGCGGGAACTGGGCCTCATGACCTCCGGCCGCGCCATCAGCCACTCCGAGGAGAGCCCCGAGTCGCACGCCCGCTTCCTGCATGGAGCGCAGCTGTGGGTCGCCCTCCCGGACAGCCACCGGCACACGGACCCGCACTTCGAGCACCACGCCGAGCTGCCCCTCGTCACGGCACCCGGCGTCAAGGCCACGCTCATCCTGGGCACCGTCGACGGCACGACCTCGCCCGGCACGACGTACAGCCCCATCGTCGGTGCCGACCTGGCCCTGACGAGCGGCGCCGACGTACGCCTGCCGCTGGAGCCCGACTTCGAGTACGCCGTGCTGTCCATGTCGGGCGAGGCCCACGTCGACGGCGTACCGGTGCTGCCGGGCTCGATGCTCTACCTCGGCTGCGGTCGCACCGAACTGCCCCTGCGCGCCGCGTCGGACGCGTCCCTCATGCTCCTCGGCGGCGAGCCGTTCGAGGAGGAGCTGATCATGTGGTGGAACTTCATCGGGCGGTCCGGCGAGGACATCGCACAAGCACGTTCGGACTGGATGTCCGGGTCGAGGTTCGGCGAGGTGAAGGGCTACGACGGTGGTCCGCTGGCCGCTCCCGAACTGCCGCCGGGGCCGCTGAAGCCCCGAGGGCGAGTGCGCTGA